The following coding sequences lie in one Epinephelus moara isolate mb chromosome 17, YSFRI_EMoa_1.0, whole genome shotgun sequence genomic window:
- the si:dkey-112a7.4 gene encoding uncharacterized protein si:dkey-112a7.4: protein MYGASGIPELIPPSGPPRQPGPAGQYNPGHPQVSGDGGGANPQRLGQRAPKLGQIGRTKKVDLDDEDLDDIMNNNGQCPVSLSPIS, encoded by the exons ATGTACGGAGCTTCAGGTATCCCAGAGCTCATCCCGCCCAGCGGGCCTCCACGGCAGCCGGGTCCGGCAGGGCAGTACAACCCGGGACACCCACAGGTCAGTGGAGACGGCGGCGGGGCCAACCCTCAGAGACTCGGACAGAGGGCACCCAAGCTGGGACAGATTGGCCGAACCAAGAAAG TGGACTTGGATGATGAAGACTTGGATGACATCATGAACAACAACGGCCAGTGTCCTGTATCCCTGTCGCCCATCTCCTAA
- the LOC126404242 gene encoding cornifelin homolog B-like produces MTSKMVVNQPRPFIMNTTSHEWTSGICDCCQDLPQCCLAFWCLPCFACKTSFEAGECVCIPLLDAYGLIPPITTALRVSVRTRYGIEGTVCNDCVIACCCGPCNWCQLAREIKARSSPITFVNMTVQ; encoded by the exons ATGACTAGCAAAATGGTCGTTAATCAGCCCAGGCCGTTCATCATGAACACGACATCCCACGAATGGACCTCTGGCATCTGTGATTGCTGCCAAGACCTGCCCCAGT GTTGTCTTGCCTTTTGGTGTCTTCCCTGCTTCGCCTGCAAGACATCATTTGAGGctggggagtgtgtgtgtatacctcTGCTGGATGCTTATGGACTCATTCCTCCTATAACCACAGCCCTCAGGGTGTCAGTACGCACGCGATATGGCATTGAG GGTACAGTTTGCAATGACTGTGTGATTGCCTGCTGCTGCGGGCCCTGCAACTGGTGTCAACTGGCAAGAGAAATCAAAGCAAGGAGTAGTCCCATTACCTTCGTTAACATGACGGTCCAATAA
- the LOC126404175 gene encoding placenta-specific gene 8 protein-like, protein MSRQVVQVQPESRVQGPGQWSTGLCECYKDVGDCCFALCCLPVFTCKVTNAVGACPCLPLLDCIGCVPPASLAMRASVRERYGIQGSVWSDCLYGCCCYPLSWLQISRELKRRAASHASSSSSVRYTSLTSLQGAHLV, encoded by the exons ATGTCTCGACAGGTGGTCCAGGTCCAGCCGGAGAGCAGGGTTCAGGGGCCAGGACAGTGGAGCACTGGCCTGTGTGAGTGCTATAAAGACGTGGGAGACT gtTGTTTTGCCCTGTGCTGCCTCCCAGTGTTTACCTGTAAGGTGACCAATGCAGTGGGTGCCTGTCCCTGCCTGCCTCTGCTGGACTGTATCGGCTGCGTACCACCGGCCTCTCTCGCCATGAGAGCATCTGTCAGGGAACGATATGGCATACAG GGGAGTGTGTGGAGCGACTGCCTGTATGGATGCTGCTGCTATCCGCTATCTTGGCTCCAGATCTCCAGAGAGCTGAAGAGAAGAGCAGCATCCcacgcctcctcctcctcctcggtcAGATACACTTCTCTGACCTCCCTGCAGGGGGCGCACTTGGTCTAG